Proteins encoded in a region of the Schaalia hyovaginalis genome:
- a CDS encoding threonine aldolase family protein has product MTIAHPFTNDYSRSAHPRILEDLASLGARAFDGYGCDGLTSRASELILEACAAPGGAVHLVHGGTQVNALYVDFAVRPWQSVVCVESGHIATHEAGAVEHLGHRLVTLPADEGRMDAAVLEDYLRGWRDSQLREHMTEPGLVYISQPTELGTLYSLEQLEALSSVCRSFGVGLYVDGARMGYGLASKANDVSLADLSRLTDAFTIGGTKCGMLFGEALVIPDAAHAGSMRTLIKAHGALLAKGWLLGVQFLTMFRDGLYTSITRTANERAARLSRAFADAGFDMLIASPTNQIFPVLPVGLARELIEEFGVYEWEPVGDSRLCVRVVVSWATTDEDEAALIAWIASHTLR; this is encoded by the coding sequence GTGACCATCGCTCATCCCTTCACGAACGATTACTCGCGTTCCGCCCACCCGCGGATCCTCGAAGACCTCGCCTCCTTGGGGGCGCGCGCCTTCGACGGCTACGGATGCGATGGGCTCACCTCCCGGGCGTCGGAGCTCATCCTCGAGGCGTGCGCCGCACCCGGGGGAGCGGTGCACCTCGTCCACGGCGGCACGCAGGTGAACGCCCTCTACGTCGACTTCGCCGTGCGCCCCTGGCAGTCGGTGGTGTGCGTCGAATCCGGTCATATCGCAACGCATGAGGCCGGCGCCGTCGAGCACCTCGGGCATCGTCTCGTCACCCTGCCCGCCGACGAGGGGAGGATGGACGCCGCGGTCTTGGAGGACTACCTCCGCGGATGGAGGGATTCGCAGCTGAGGGAGCATATGACGGAGCCGGGGCTCGTCTACATCTCGCAGCCGACGGAACTGGGGACGCTCTACTCGCTCGAGCAGCTCGAGGCGCTGTCCTCCGTGTGCCGCTCCTTCGGCGTCGGCCTGTACGTCGACGGGGCGCGCATGGGCTACGGCCTGGCATCTAAGGCGAACGACGTTTCGCTCGCCGACCTGTCCCGGCTGACCGACGCCTTCACGATCGGCGGAACGAAGTGCGGGATGCTCTTCGGTGAAGCGCTCGTCATCCCGGATGCGGCTCATGCGGGTTCGATGCGGACGCTCATCAAGGCGCACGGGGCGCTTCTCGCGAAGGGCTGGCTCCTCGGCGTTCAGTTCCTCACGATGTTCCGCGACGGCCTCTACACCTCGATCACGAGGACCGCGAATGAGCGGGCGGCGCGACTGTCGCGGGCCTTCGCCGACGCCGGTTTCGACATGCTCATCGCCTCGCCGACCAACCAGATCTTCCCCGTGCTGCCCGTCGGGCTCGCGCGCGAGCTCATCGAGGAGTTCGGGGTGTACGAGTGGGAGCCGGTCGGCGATTCGCGCCTGTGCGTGCGCGTCGTCGTCTCATGGGCGACCACTGACGAGGACGAGGCCGCTCTGATCGCCTGGATCGCCTCTCACACTCTGCGCTGA
- a CDS encoding M50 family metallopeptidase, whose protein sequence is MSGSLWGIGAILVGLVLSVALHELGHLLPAKRFGALVPEFAVGFGPALWKRERGSTVYAIRALPLGGYVRILGMFGPGSPTRKRRRRDGRPTLAEEARIASREEVPLGCEHRAFHRLSWWRKAIVMVCGPLVNLVLALVFLMGAMIGIGSPAPSLTLESVSPSVSSSLGEVPGPAHEAGLRAGDTIEAVDGRAVEDWRRFQELVAASGGGEMEISYRREGRSQSVRLHAVETPQGAHVLGVASALERRRAGLSETLAAYARLAGGTASAVVRLPAAAWDVGAALVTGAERDGAGLMSIVGVGRIAGEVTGDGSALGIDGALQKFAVILSLLASLNMALGIFNLIPLPPLDGGHIAGALVEGARGLYSRLRGLDAPGSVDTARLMPLTWCVAAVLMALTALLVLADIISPLTLR, encoded by the coding sequence GTGAGCGGGTCGCTTTGGGGGATCGGGGCGATCCTCGTGGGCCTGGTCCTGTCCGTCGCCCTTCACGAGTTGGGCCACCTCCTGCCGGCCAAGCGCTTCGGGGCTCTCGTCCCCGAGTTCGCGGTGGGCTTCGGCCCGGCGCTGTGGAAGCGGGAGCGCGGATCGACGGTGTATGCGATCCGGGCGCTTCCGCTCGGCGGATACGTCCGGATCCTGGGGATGTTCGGCCCGGGTTCGCCGACGCGGAAACGGAGGCGGCGCGACGGGAGGCCCACTCTCGCCGAGGAGGCCCGAATCGCTTCTCGCGAGGAGGTCCCGCTCGGCTGCGAGCACAGGGCCTTCCATCGCCTGTCGTGGTGGCGCAAGGCGATCGTCATGGTCTGCGGCCCGCTCGTCAATCTCGTCCTCGCCCTCGTCTTCCTGATGGGCGCGATGATCGGGATCGGTTCACCGGCGCCGAGCCTCACCCTGGAGTCCGTGTCGCCGAGCGTGTCCTCCTCGCTCGGCGAGGTCCCCGGGCCCGCGCACGAGGCGGGCCTGCGGGCGGGGGACACGATCGAGGCGGTCGACGGGCGGGCGGTCGAGGACTGGAGGCGCTTCCAGGAACTCGTGGCGGCGAGCGGCGGCGGGGAGATGGAGATCTCCTACCGTCGTGAGGGCCGGAGCCAGAGCGTGCGCCTCCATGCGGTCGAGACCCCCCAGGGGGCTCATGTCCTCGGCGTGGCCTCCGCCCTCGAGCGCCGCAGGGCGGGACTGTCCGAGACCCTCGCGGCGTATGCGCGTCTTGCGGGAGGGACCGCCTCGGCCGTCGTGAGGCTGCCCGCGGCCGCGTGGGACGTGGGGGCGGCGCTGGTGACCGGCGCGGAGCGCGACGGCGCGGGTCTCATGTCGATCGTCGGCGTCGGGCGGATCGCGGGCGAGGTCACCGGTGACGGGAGCGCCCTCGGCATCGACGGCGCCCTCCAGAAGTTCGCGGTCATCCTGTCGCTGCTCGCCTCGCTCAACATGGCGCTCGGCATCTTCAATCTCATCCCCCTGCCGCCCCTCGACGGCGGTCATATCGCCGGTGCGCTGGTCGAGGGTGCGCGGGGGCTATACTCGCGGCTTCGGGGACTCGATGCGCCAGGGAGCGTGGACACGGCCAGGCTCATGCCGCTGACGTGGTGCGTGGCGGCCGTGCTCATGGCGCTCACGGCGCTTCTCGTCCTCGCCGATATCATCTCGCCCCTGACGCTCCGATAG
- the dxr gene encoding 1-deoxy-D-xylulose-5-phosphate reductoisomerase, with amino-acid sequence MSAMDTADAPRRIVILGSTGSIGTQALDVVRQHPDRFEVVALAGGGGNLELLARQAVEFSVPVVGVAAPRAAELAGLIRALDPNAAPDIREGGAAASELAALVPEGTVLNGITGGVGLEPTLAALRSGARLALANKESLVVGGHLVKGACRRPGQIVPVDSEHSAIAQALASGVHEKGLCSPVLSGLSEVADLILTASGGPFRGKRRAELHGVTAAQALAHPTWNMGPVVTINSSTLVNKGLELIEAHLLFDVAPEHVLTTVHPQSIVHSMVTWIDGATTLQASPPDMRLPIALGLTWPKRLPGIERPLTWSDPQEWTFEPIDEETFAAVGLARAAVAASATHPAVYNAANEVFVDAFLKGRLEWLEIVDSLEEVLLAHEGIADPTLDDIMGVQEWARSRARESASRGRRA; translated from the coding sequence ATGAGCGCCATGGACACCGCTGACGCCCCCCGGCGGATCGTCATCCTGGGATCGACCGGGTCGATCGGCACGCAGGCGCTGGACGTGGTACGTCAGCACCCGGACCGTTTCGAGGTCGTCGCCCTGGCCGGCGGGGGAGGCAATCTCGAACTCCTGGCCCGCCAAGCGGTGGAGTTCTCCGTTCCCGTTGTCGGCGTCGCCGCCCCCCGCGCAGCAGAACTCGCCGGGCTGATCCGGGCCCTCGACCCGAATGCCGCCCCCGATATCCGCGAGGGGGGCGCCGCGGCGAGCGAGCTCGCGGCCCTCGTGCCCGAGGGAACGGTGCTCAACGGCATCACCGGGGGAGTCGGCCTCGAGCCGACCCTCGCCGCACTGCGATCGGGGGCGCGCCTCGCGCTCGCGAACAAGGAATCCCTCGTCGTCGGCGGCCACCTCGTCAAGGGGGCGTGCCGGCGCCCCGGTCAGATCGTCCCTGTCGATTCCGAGCACTCGGCCATCGCGCAGGCCCTGGCTTCGGGGGTCCACGAGAAGGGCCTGTGCTCACCCGTGCTCTCGGGGCTCAGCGAGGTGGCCGATCTCATCCTCACGGCATCCGGAGGCCCCTTCCGAGGCAAACGGCGAGCAGAGCTTCACGGCGTGACGGCCGCGCAGGCGCTCGCGCATCCGACGTGGAACATGGGGCCGGTCGTCACGATCAACTCCTCCACCCTCGTGAACAAGGGCCTCGAACTCATCGAGGCCCATCTCCTCTTCGACGTCGCCCCCGAGCACGTCCTCACCACCGTGCACCCGCAGTCCATCGTGCATTCGATGGTGACCTGGATCGACGGCGCGACGACCCTTCAAGCCTCCCCGCCGGACATGCGCCTGCCGATCGCCCTCGGACTGACCTGGCCGAAGCGCCTCCCAGGGATCGAGCGCCCGCTCACCTGGTCCGACCCTCAGGAATGGACTTTCGAGCCGATCGACGAGGAGACTTTCGCAGCGGTGGGGCTCGCCCGTGCGGCCGTTGCGGCTTCTGCGACGCATCCGGCGGTCTACAACGCGGCGAACGAGGTCTTCGTCGACGCCTTCTTGAAGGGGCGACTCGAATGGCTCGAGATCGTCGACTCCCTCGAGGAGGTCCTCCTCGCCCACGAGGGGATCGCGGATCCGACCCTCGATGACATCATGGGCGTCCAGGAATGGGCGCGTTCGCGCGCGCGCGAATCCGCATCGCGAGGACGCCGGGCGTGA
- a CDS encoding DivIVA domain-containing protein, with translation MSDAFPMTGFWKHGYAPERVDAFFEDARRAYEGGVPAEQFSAQQVRQATFPLKRRGYRVDAVDAAMNRLEAAFVQRDRADHVAVNGESAWLEKVADRATTLYERLLRPRGERFANPESGRGYDKAEVDDLLDRLAAYFDAGEPLGVDEVRFSVFRPARGKKAYAEGPVDAYLGRAVEILLAVE, from the coding sequence ATGAGTGACGCATTCCCCATGACGGGTTTTTGGAAGCATGGTTACGCGCCGGAACGCGTGGATGCCTTCTTCGAGGATGCGCGCCGTGCGTACGAGGGCGGGGTCCCCGCCGAGCAGTTCTCGGCCCAGCAGGTCCGTCAGGCGACCTTCCCCCTCAAGCGCCGGGGATATCGAGTCGACGCCGTCGACGCGGCGATGAATCGCCTCGAAGCCGCCTTCGTGCAGCGCGATCGCGCCGACCACGTCGCGGTGAACGGCGAGTCGGCGTGGCTGGAGAAGGTCGCCGACCGGGCGACGACGCTCTACGAGCGGCTCCTGCGCCCTCGCGGCGAGCGCTTCGCGAACCCGGAATCGGGCCGGGGCTACGACAAGGCCGAGGTCGACGACCTCCTCGACCGCCTCGCCGCCTATTTCGATGCGGGCGAGCCGCTCGGCGTCGATGAGGTCCGCTTCTCGGTGTTCCGCCCCGCTCGGGGCAAGAAGGCCTACGCCGAGGGCCCGGTCGACGCCTACCTCGGTCGCGCCGTTGAAATCCTGCTCGCCGTCGAATGA
- the rlmN gene encoding 23S rRNA (adenine(2503)-C(2))-methyltransferase RlmN → MTALAGTPRHEVRPTDQPPEGASSPDAKPIVSFAPRRRGKAPAHLADLDLPARKSALKDLGLPAFRADQLSRHYFDRFTADPEQMTDVPASMRDAVASVLPPLVERVVTQRADGGTTLKDLWRLFDGATVESVLMRYPQRTTLCVSSQAGCGMACPFCATGQMGLTRNLSTAEIIDQVRQAQLACREGELSGGPGRLSNVVFMGMGEPLANYKAVIGALHRLINPSPEGFGMSARSITVSTVGLVPAIDKLAREGLAVTLAVSLHAPDDDLRDELIPVNSRWKVGELLDAARRYFLATGRRVSIEYALIKDMNDQVRRAKLLADELNARGRGWAHVNPIPLNPTPGTIWTASTRRAQDAFVATLRDNGISTSIRDTRGSDIDGACGQLATAVKDSLRSAEPNTSGRKQGTR, encoded by the coding sequence GTGACCGCGCTTGCTGGTACGCCCCGTCATGAGGTGCGTCCGACCGATCAGCCGCCCGAGGGCGCCTCGAGCCCGGACGCCAAGCCGATCGTCTCCTTCGCCCCGCGGCGACGGGGGAAGGCTCCGGCGCATCTGGCGGATCTCGATCTGCCAGCCCGCAAGAGCGCGCTCAAGGACCTGGGCTTGCCCGCCTTCCGCGCCGATCAGCTCTCGCGGCACTACTTCGACCGCTTCACCGCGGATCCGGAGCAGATGACGGACGTCCCCGCCTCGATGCGCGACGCCGTCGCCTCCGTGCTCCCGCCTCTCGTCGAGCGGGTCGTCACTCAGCGGGCCGACGGGGGGACGACCCTCAAGGATCTGTGGAGGCTCTTCGACGGCGCCACGGTGGAATCGGTCCTCATGCGCTACCCCCAGCGCACGACCCTGTGCGTCTCGTCCCAGGCGGGCTGCGGCATGGCCTGCCCCTTCTGCGCGACCGGGCAGATGGGCCTGACGCGCAATCTCTCGACCGCCGAGATCATCGATCAGGTGCGTCAGGCCCAGCTCGCATGCCGTGAGGGCGAGCTCTCGGGCGGGCCGGGCCGCCTCTCGAACGTCGTGTTCATGGGCATGGGGGAGCCCCTGGCGAATTACAAGGCCGTCATCGGGGCCTTGCACCGGCTCATCAATCCCAGCCCCGAGGGCTTCGGGATGTCGGCTCGCTCCATCACGGTCTCGACGGTCGGCCTCGTCCCCGCGATCGACAAACTCGCCCGGGAGGGGCTTGCGGTCACCCTCGCCGTCTCGCTCCACGCCCCCGACGACGATCTGCGCGACGAACTCATCCCGGTGAACTCGCGGTGGAAGGTGGGGGAGCTGCTCGATGCGGCGCGCCGCTACTTCCTCGCCACGGGCAGGCGCGTGTCGATCGAATACGCGCTCATCAAGGACATGAACGATCAGGTGAGGCGCGCGAAGCTCCTCGCCGACGAGCTCAATGCGCGCGGCAGGGGCTGGGCGCATGTCAATCCGATCCCGTTGAATCCGACGCCGGGCACGATCTGGACGGCCTCGACACGGCGAGCGCAGGACGCATTTGTCGCGACTCTGCGCGACAATGGGATCTCAACCTCGATCCGCGACACTCGCGGATCCGACATCGACGGCGCGTGCGGCCAGCTCGCGACGGCGGTGAAGGATTCCTTGAGATCCGCGGAGCCGAACACTTCGGGAAGGAAGCAAGGGACTCGATGA
- a CDS encoding phosphatidate cytidylyltransferase, translating to MNSPSLPSRILRPLPTREGEPLAATGRAGRNLPAAITMGVVLIAAAGVPLFFAPAVFVGVICLLILGALWELGGAFARLGTHLTMAPLYAGAIGMAVCAWTLGAEALLFALYATVFACVAWRILDPEANGRVSDVVSSVFAAVYVPFLASFVLLMLRDFNPRLILVYVALVVASDTGGWAAGVMLGKHHMAPRLSPKKSWEGFIGSALATIAVGVGCFIAFDAHWAFGLLAGIGACVIGTIGDLTESLIKRETGLKDMSRLLPGHGGLLDRLDALLMVAPFMHLVYSLAF from the coding sequence ATGAATTCCCCTTCACTCCCGAGCCGGATCCTGCGTCCGCTTCCGACTCGGGAGGGGGAGCCCCTCGCCGCGACCGGTCGCGCCGGCCGCAATCTGCCCGCCGCCATCACGATGGGGGTCGTGCTGATCGCCGCGGCGGGCGTCCCCCTCTTCTTCGCGCCCGCCGTTTTCGTCGGCGTCATCTGCCTTCTCATCCTCGGCGCCTTGTGGGAGCTCGGCGGCGCATTCGCGCGCCTGGGCACCCACCTGACGATGGCCCCGCTCTACGCGGGCGCGATCGGCATGGCGGTGTGCGCCTGGACCCTCGGCGCGGAGGCCCTCCTCTTCGCCCTCTACGCGACCGTGTTCGCCTGCGTCGCGTGGCGGATCCTCGATCCCGAAGCGAATGGGCGGGTCAGTGATGTCGTCTCCTCGGTCTTCGCCGCGGTGTACGTGCCTTTCCTCGCCTCCTTCGTCCTCTTGATGCTGAGGGATTTCAACCCCCGGCTCATCCTCGTTTACGTCGCCCTCGTGGTGGCGAGCGACACGGGCGGCTGGGCCGCGGGCGTGATGCTCGGCAAGCATCACATGGCGCCCCGCCTCTCGCCGAAGAAGTCGTGGGAGGGGTTCATCGGCTCCGCCCTCGCGACGATCGCCGTGGGAGTGGGATGCTTCATCGCCTTCGACGCCCACTGGGCCTTCGGATTGCTCGCAGGCATCGGCGCATGCGTGATCGGCACGATCGGGGACCTCACCGAGTCGCTCATCAAGCGCGAGACGGGTCTGAAGGACATGTCGCGCCTGCTGCCCGGGCACGGCGGCCTGCTCGATCGTCTCGACGCCCTTTTGATGGTCGCCCCCTTCATGCACCTCGTCTACTCCCTCGCCTTCTAG
- the frr gene encoding ribosome recycling factor, whose protein sequence is MIDDILLEAEDKMDRAVEAASGEFGNIRTGRANSGMFDKILVDYYGAPTPMQQLASFQIPEARTVLISPFDRTATAEILKALRESDLGVNPTDDGNVIRVVLPALTEERRREYVKLAKTKAEDARVSVRNVRRKAKESLDRLKKDGEAGEDEVDRAEKSLEATTKSHVDQIDKLLASKESELLTL, encoded by the coding sequence GTGATCGATGACATTCTCCTCGAGGCTGAGGACAAGATGGACCGCGCCGTTGAGGCGGCGTCGGGCGAGTTCGGGAACATCCGGACCGGCCGTGCGAATTCGGGGATGTTCGACAAGATCCTCGTCGACTACTACGGCGCGCCGACGCCCATGCAGCAGCTCGCCTCCTTCCAGATCCCGGAGGCGCGCACCGTCCTCATCTCGCCCTTCGACCGGACCGCCACCGCCGAGATCCTCAAGGCCCTGCGCGAGTCCGATCTCGGTGTGAACCCGACGGACGACGGGAACGTGATCCGCGTGGTCCTGCCCGCCCTCACGGAGGAGCGCCGCCGGGAGTACGTGAAGCTGGCGAAGACGAAGGCCGAGGACGCGCGCGTCTCCGTCCGCAACGTCCGCCGCAAGGCGAAGGAATCCCTCGATCGTCTGAAGAAGGACGGCGAGGCCGGAGAGGACGAGGTCGATCGCGCCGAGAAGAGCCTCGAAGCGACGACGAAGAGCCACGTCGACCAGATCGACAAGCTCCTCGCCTCGAAGGAAAGCGAACTCCTGACCCTGTGA
- the pyrH gene encoding UMP kinase — MAKPRRVLLKLSGEAFGGGAVGLDPTIVRDIARQIATAVRRGVEVAVVVGGGNFFRGAELARAGMDRSRADYMGMLGTVMNALALQDFIEQSGVPARVQSAITMTQVAEPYIPLRAIRHMDKGRVVIFGAGAGMPFFSTDTVSAQRALETHCDEILVAKNGVDGVYDADPRTNPEARKLDHVTYSDALARELKVVDATALALCRDNGLTMRIFGMSEPGNVTAALLGEGIGTLVNAED, encoded by the coding sequence ATGGCAAAGCCCCGTAGAGTTCTTCTCAAGCTTTCGGGAGAGGCCTTTGGCGGCGGCGCCGTCGGCCTCGACCCGACGATCGTCAGGGACATCGCCCGTCAGATCGCCACCGCCGTCCGGCGCGGCGTCGAGGTCGCGGTCGTCGTCGGCGGCGGCAACTTCTTCCGCGGGGCCGAGCTCGCCCGCGCGGGGATGGACCGCTCGCGCGCGGACTACATGGGCATGCTCGGCACGGTCATGAACGCCCTGGCGCTTCAGGACTTCATCGAGCAGTCGGGCGTCCCCGCGCGCGTGCAGAGCGCGATCACGATGACCCAGGTGGCCGAGCCCTACATCCCCCTGCGCGCGATCCGCCACATGGACAAGGGGCGCGTCGTGATCTTCGGGGCCGGCGCGGGCATGCCCTTCTTCTCCACGGACACCGTTTCGGCCCAGCGCGCCCTCGAGACGCACTGCGACGAGATCCTCGTCGCGAAGAACGGCGTGGACGGGGTCTACGACGCGGATCCCCGGACGAACCCCGAGGCCCGCAAGCTCGACCACGTCACCTACTCGGACGCCCTCGCGCGCGAACTCAAGGTCGTCGATGCGACGGCATTGGCCCTGTGCAGGGACAATGGACTGACCATGCGGATCTTCGGGATGTCCGAACCCGGAAACGTGACCGCGGCCCTCCTCGGCGAGGGAATCGGTACTCTTGTCAATGCCGAAGACTGA